GCAGAAGTGCGCCAAGTGCGGTGCTGAGAAGGTCTATTTCGTGCAGCACGCGCACGGCAACTACCCGATCCTCGACTACCTCTGCCCCAACTGCGACCTCGGGGGCGAGCAAGGCGTCCCCGACTGGTACAGCTCCGCGGACGGCAAGGGGTCGTCCTCCGAGACCACGAACGAGTCCAAGAAGGAGTGACGGGCCGGAGGAGCCGCGATGGGGGAGGTCGTGATCCGAGCCTATCGCGTGAGCGGCTACGTGATCGGTCCGTGCACGAAGTGCCGGAAGGAGTCCCGCGGCCTCGTCATGTTTGAGGACTACGGCCTCGGTTGGGAGTGCCTCGAGTGCGGGGAGATCGGCCGGGCGGACCGCGTGGAGTGGATCGAGGGCTCCGATCCGAACAACGAAGAGCTCGGCGGGACGGAGTCTGCAAACGGCTCGTCATAGGACGCCGCAGGCCATGCAGATTCCTTGGCCGTGGCAGGTCTCGCACTTGGACTGCATCCCGAGGATCCGGCGCACGCCGCGGCCGCGGCACCGCGGGCAGAACCCGGAGTCCCCGCATCGCCGGCACGGCGTCTGGATCTTTCGAATTTCATAGAGGACTTGGCGGTTCGAGGGATTCGCTGTCGCGACGGCCTCCAGGATCGTCAGGGCCTCAGGCCGCCCACCCGCACGGTCTCTTCGAAAGAGAAGCGAGGCTTTCATCATGAGGCCCTTCTCCGACCGTGGGTCGGCCGCGAGGACTTCCTCGATCGCCGTGGCGGCTTCGTCGAAGGCCTTGGCGACCTCCGGGCTGTCCTCGAACTCCGTGTCCTCCGGAATGTCGCGGCGGACAATCTCGTCGCGGCGCATCTCGCGTGCGCGGGCGGACAGGCGGATCGCGCGAGCCAGGTGGAGCGCCGTGTAGAGCTCCCGCACCCGGGGATCGTCCCCGTGTTCGCGGAACGCTCGGTCGGCGAGCGTCAATGCCTTCTCCCGCTCCCCGGCTTCCAGCGCGGCGCGGGCCTCCGATGCGAAGTCCTCCGTCACGGCGACCGTCGGCGGTCAAGGAGGTCCCTCACTTAAGGCTGACCTCCGAGGCGTCGGAAGATGGCGGCAACAACTGGCACGAGGTGTCCGTAGGGCGTCTCCCGGTGTCGGCTCAGGGCCTTCAGGGCATCGACGAAGAGGACGCAGGCGAAGCCGCCGGATGCGACGGCGGTGAGCGCGACGATTCGCTGTGTCTCGACTGACGCCCGGCGGTCCCAGAGTGCGTGCAGGTCGAACGCTTGGTTTGCCGCACGACGGAACTCGCCCGCCCGGAGGACGCCGCGTTCCTCCAGCGCATCGGCGAGCTTCGAGCTGTACGACGCGAAATCGGTCCGGCCCGATTCGAACGACTGCGTGAGATCGTGGCGGTCCATGACCGAGGCGAGGTGCACGCACAGCGAGTACGCGAGTTGGCTCGACGCCTTGACGGAGTCCTGGGGCGCGCGACGTACGCGGTCCGCGGCGAAGGAGAGTTGCGCAACCGCCTGGAGGAACGTAAACAGGTCGGCCCCGTGGGTCACCTTTCGGAAGTGTCGGGTCATGGGGCGGATCGCGCGCTCGACACGCCCCTTCGTGCCGAGGTGGCGGTCCAGGTTTCGGGCGCCTCGCTCGAGTCGTGCAAGGAGCTTGGCCTCGTCGGGGCGGGCTCCGGCCCACAGGTAGTCATGAAGCTCCAAGATCGTGGAGCGCAAGTCCCGTTCCGGCACGGATCCTGAAGCCATGGCCCCGGCAATCCGTCACGGTCAATAAGCGTACCGGGATGGGGCCCCTCGGCGTGCGGATCCTGCGGGCCGTGCGGGGCCTATACCGCTCATGCGAAGTAGTGCGCTCCGCTCTCCAGATGCCGCAACAGCTCCCGCGCCGGGGCGTAGTCCGGGTTCGCGCGGAGCGCGGCGAGCAGGGACCGCCGGGCCTTTTCGGGCATCCGCTTGTGCAGGTACACACGCGCCAGGTTCGTGTGTGCGTAGAAGTAGCAGCAGTACCGGGAGGCGGCGATCGCCTTCTCGAGCCAGGGGATCGCCTCGTCCAGCCGCCCCAGCTCGATCAGGTACGCACCGATGTCGTTGTACGGGTTGCCAAACGACACGTCCACCCCGATCGCCGCCTCACACTCGGCGATCGCGTCCTGGTAGCGGCCCATGAAGCTGTACGTCCAGCCGAGGAACGTGTGGGCCTCCGCGCTCGGGAACAGGAGCAGGGAGCGCTCGTACGCGTCCGCGGCGCGCTCGAGATCACCTGCGCTCTGGAGGATGTAGGCGGCCTGGAACGCCTGGCGGGCTCCCCACTTCCTCAGGTCCGACCCCGCGCGCGTCGCCTCGTCGTCCAGAGGTCCGCCCGCGAATGTCTCCTGGGCCACATCCCGGAAGTGCTCGTCGTAGTGGCCCGTCACGCGTCCTTCCCACGCGTGGACCAAGAGATCCTCGACGGCGAACAGGCGGCCGAAGTCGATGGGCGCGCCGCGCGCCGCGTCCCGAGGGCCGGCGGCGAGCCGCGCGGGTGCCTCGTTGAACGTCATCTGGACCGTCTCGCCGTGCCGGCGCACGACCTTCACGAACGCGAGGTCGTGGAGGCCGCGGCCGCGCGCGATCAGCGTCCCCGGATCCGCGAGGTGAGGCATCAGGGCAGTAAGCGATGGTCCATGGGGGTCCAGCACGAGGATCCGGTCGAACGCCTCTGCGGGCGGGTGAGCGACCACGCGGACATCGCCTCGCCCCGCCTCCTTCAACCGCGCCGCGGTCACGGTCCGGAGCGACTCATCGGGCTCGGCCACCACGACGCCCCGGTCGGAGGCGATGTGGGCGAGGAGCGCGGCGGGGAAACCGCCCCGAGCTCCCGCCACGAGGACGCTGCCGTTTCCCTCCAACTCCAGGAGCCCCAGCGCCGCGGAGAGGCAGCGGGGCGAGGGCATCGTCTTGCCCCCGGACACTCCCAACACCGGCAGGGGCATGTCCGCGTAAGCCAGGGCCCCAAACGCCTCGGGCAGGTACTCCTCCTGGCGAACGCTCCGGAACGCCTTCTCGACTTGGGGGTCCTGCAACAGACCGAGGCCGCGGAGGGTCGCCACCAGGTCGTCGCGGCACCACATCGATTGGCTCGCTCCGGCGTCTTGAAGTCGGCGGTCCGCCTAAAAGGTTCGGGGGTTGGAGAAGCCGACCCCGTGAATTCCTTGACGGTCCTCCCCGTTTCCCAGGGTCCGGTAGTGGCTAGTGCGGGGGTGCTCAAAGAGCGGGGCCAGGTGGGTCCTCGCCAGACGGTCGGATTCCCCACCGGCCCAGGAGGCTTCAGGGAAGGCTCACAGACCAAAGTCGCGTGCGTACAGCGTCCTGGCCCGTTGGATTTCCTCGTCGTCGAGGGCGGGCGCATCCGAGGCTCGCAGGTTCTCCTCCACTTGCGCCGGAGTCTTCGCCCCGGGAATCGCGACCGAAACCTCCGGGAACGCGAGGACGAATCGCAAGGCGGTTTGCGCGGGC
This genomic stretch from Thermoplasmata archaeon harbors:
- a CDS encoding tetratricopeptide repeat protein, with translation MWCRDDLVATLRGLGLLQDPQVEKAFRSVRQEEYLPEAFGALAYADMPLPVLGVSGGKTMPSPRCLSAALGLLELEGNGSVLVAGARGGFPAALLAHIASDRGVVVAEPDESLRTVTAARLKEAGRGDVRVVAHPPAEAFDRILVLDPHGPSLTALMPHLADPGTLIARGRGLHDLAFVKVVRRHGETVQMTFNEAPARLAAGPRDAARGAPIDFGRLFAVEDLLVHAWEGRVTGHYDEHFRDVAQETFAGGPLDDEATRAGSDLRKWGARQAFQAAYILQSAGDLERAADAYERSLLLFPSAEAHTFLGWTYSFMGRYQDAIAECEAAIGVDVSFGNPYNDIGAYLIELGRLDEAIPWLEKAIAASRYCCYFYAHTNLARVYLHKRMPEKARRSLLAALRANPDYAPARELLRHLESGAHYFA